One Festucalex cinctus isolate MCC-2025b chromosome 3, RoL_Fcin_1.0, whole genome shotgun sequence DNA window includes the following coding sequences:
- the ranbp10 gene encoding ran-binding protein 10, translating to MAELGAGSLSLGDPVFNYQEHELNERLKRLYPAVNEEETPLPRSWSPKDKYSYIGLSQNNLRVHYKGHGKNHKDAASVRATHPIPAACGIYYFEVKIVSKGRDGYMGIGLSAQGVNMNRLPGWDKHSYGYHGDDGHSFCSSGTGQPYGPTFTTGDVIGCCVNLINNTCFYTKNGISLGVAFTDLPPNLYPTVGLQTPGEIVDANFGQQPFVFDIEDYMSEWRAKIHGMIARFPIGERLGDWQAVLQNMVSSYLVHHGYYATATAFARATETMIQEDQASIKNRQRIQKLVLEGRVGEAIEATQQLYPCLLEHNPDLLFMLKCRQFVEMVNGTDSEVRCLTIRSPKSQGSYPGSPNLSPRQGAGNSHMHTGGVDSPTCSNGVTPSKKSKSHSSVVSSNMKYPSTSSSASSSTSSSPSSINYSESNSSDSTKSQPHSNNSNQETSDSEMEIEAEHYTNGVVEGSSTRIMNGTYKHEEILQPDDNSIGNGIAGEESYRNGKQLCEGNQAATERMIQFGRELQALNEKLCREYGKNTTHKKMLQDAFSLLAYSDPWNCPVGQQLDPTQRESLCSALNSAILEFQNLPKQPPLVLALGQATECVQLMARVRSGSCSFARVDNFLL from the exons ATGGCAGAGCTTGGTGCCGGGAGCCTGTCGTTGGGGGATCCTGTTTTTAATTACCAAGAACATGAGCTGAATGAACGACTCAAGCGGCTTTACCCGGCCGTGAACGAGGAAGAGACCCCTTTACCCCGATCATGGAGTCCCAAGGATAAATACAGCTACATTGGGCTGTCACAGAACAACCTGAGGGTCCATTACAAAG GGCATGGCAAAAATCACAAGGATGCCGCATCTGTACGAGCTACACATCCAATTCCTGCAGCCTGTGGGATCTACTATTTTGAAGTCAAAATTGTCAGCAAAGGCCGAGATGG cTACATGGGAATTGGCTTGTCTGCACAAGGGGTCAACATGAATAGACTGCCTG GATGGGACAAGCACTCCTATGGTTACCATGGAGATGATGGCCACTCCTTCTGCTCTTCTGGGACTGGCCAACCATATGGTCCAACTTTCACAACGGGCGACGTGATTGGCTGCTGCGTTAACCTCATCAACAACACTTGCTTTTACACCAAAAATGGCATCAGTTTAG GTGTTGCTTTCACCGACCTCCCT CCTAACCTGTACCCCACTGTGGGTCTTCAAACTCCGGGCGAGATTGTCGATGCAAACTTTGGACAGCAGCCATTTGTCTTTGACATTGAGGACTACATGAGTGAATGGAGAGCAAAGATCCATGGGATGATCGCTCGCTTCCCAATAGGAGAACGGCTGGGTGACTGGCAAGCTGTCCTTCAGAA TATGGTGTCCAGCTATCTGGTCCACCATGGTTACTATGCCACTGCCACTGCATTTGCCAGAGCCACAGAGACCATGATACAAGAAGACCAAGCATCTATAAAGAACAGACAGA GAATACAGAAGCTGGTGCTGGAAGGACGTGTGGGTGAAGCCATCGAAGCCACTCAGCAACTTTACCCCTGCCTGTTAGAACACAATCCAGACCTTCTGTTTATGTTGAA GTGTCGTCAGTTTGTGGAAATGGTAAACGGTACAGACAGCGAGGTTCGCTGCTTGACCATCCGCTCCCCGAAGTCCCAGGGAAGTTATCCTGGTTCTCCCAACCTTAGCCCTCGCCAGGGGGCTGGAaattcacacatgcacaccGGAG GTGTAGACAGCCCGACATGCAGTAATGGGGTGACTCCCTCCAAAAAATCAAAGAGCCACAGCAGCGTTGTTAGCAGCAACATGAAATACCCCAGCACGTCCTCCTCAGCCTCTTCTTCCACCTCCTCCTCACCTTCATCCATCAACTACTCTGAGTCGAATTCTTCCGACTCCACTAAGAGCCAGCCACACAGCAACAACAGCAACCAAGAAACCAG TGACAGTGAGATGGAGATTGAAGCGGAACACTACACTAATGGGGTTGTTGAAGGCTCGTCCACTCGTATCATGAATGGCACATATAAACATGAAGAGATACTTCAGCCAGATGACAACAGCATTGGTAATGGTATCGCAG GAGAGGAGAGTTACAGAAATGGTAAACAACTTTGTGAAGGGAACCAGGCAGCTACAGAGAGGATGATACAATTTGGACGGGAACTTCAGGCACTGAATGAAAAGCTGTGCCGCGAGTACGGCAAGAACACAACACACAAGAAGATGTTGCAG GATGCATTCAGCCTGTTAGCGTACTCGGACCCGTGGAACTGCCCCGTGGGGCAGCAGTTAGACCCCACACAGAGAGAGTCACTCTGCTCCGCACTCAACAGCGCCATACTGG AGTTCCAAAATCTGCCGAAGCAGCCTCCTTTGGTGTTAGCGCTGGGCCAGGCTACAGAGTGTGTACAGCTTATGGCCCGGGTCAGGTCTGGTTCCTGCTCTTTCGCCAGAGTAGACAACTTTTTGCTCTAG